In a single window of the Dreissena polymorpha isolate Duluth1 chromosome 3, UMN_Dpol_1.0, whole genome shotgun sequence genome:
- the LOC127872990 gene encoding solute carrier family 46 member 3-like yields MSFSSFSQSIENEVRRTSGSLDDYDTSSAPGGVIERNKRRSRHGNINGPDLLPDLVGSNVTDDVYLITQSDNEIGWRKWLVAPYCFLYIAGYITSSATFGLFVYYKVQRDLYPDLDQLNETSACKDVNKSSLDYQRQVHVQDVASNWGIYTSLAVGIPAIFANMLLGSSTDKFGRKFLFFLPCIGTLIRMIVTVIGIYFDFNLTYHLIGFIVEGLTGQLFTMLLVCFTYVADVTSQKGKTRALGITMIELAIGVAVAGFSFSTGYFIQNTGFFYPMLSAGIMLAMSLIVVIFIPESFPPAKRDNSESVVTKMKTAYDLYLGSFNRGRRWKYNTLLSVFTFTMFSALGRGSVEAAVSVGGTVLLEF; encoded by the coding sequence ATGTCTTTCAGCAGTTTCTCGCAATCCATAGAGAATGAAGTTAGACGAACATCCGGGTCTCTGGATGACTACGACACATCGAGCGCTCCCGGGGGTGTAATTGAGCGCAACAAGCGTCGTAGCAGACACGGCAACATCAATGGACCTGACCTGTTGCCGGACCTAGTTGGCTCAAATGTGACGGACGACGTGTATTTGATCACGCAATCGGACAACGAAATCGGCTGGCGAAAATGGTTGGTGGCGCCATATTGCTTTCTATACATTGCCGGATACATTACCTCTTCCGCTACATTCGGCCTGTTTGTCTACTACAAAGTCCAGAGGGACCTGTATCCCGACCTAGATCAACTGAACGAAACCAGCGCTTGCAAAGATGTGAACAAAAGTTCGCTTGATTACCAACGACAGGTTCATGTTCAAGACGTGGCCTCTAATTGGGGTATATACACAAGTTTAGCTGTTGGAATTCCTGCTATATTCGCTAATATGCTGCTGGGTTCATCAACGGACAAATTCGGACGAAAATTTTTGTTCTTTCTTCCATGCATTGGAACTTTGATCCGAATGATAGTGACAGTTATTGGAATATATTTTGACTTCAATCTTACGTATCATCTTATTGGGTTTATAGTAGAAGGACTAACTGGGCAATTGTTTACGATGTTGCTAGTATGCTTTACGTATGTCGCAGATGTGACGTCACAGAAAGGCAAAACAAGAGCCTTAGGGATAACAATGATAGAATTAGCCATAGGCGTGGCAGTAGCGGGGTTCAGTTTCTCTACAGGATATTTCATTCAAAACACTGGGTTCTTCTACCCAATGCTATCTGCCGGAATCATGTTGGCAATGAGCCTGATTGTCGTCATTTTCATTCCGGAAAGTTTCCCACCGGCCAAGAGAGATAATTCGGAATCGGTCGTCACCAAAATGAAAACGGCGTACGACCTTTATCTTGGGTCATTTAACAGAGGACGTCGATGGAAATATAACACACTACTCTCGGTTTTCACCTTTACAATGTTCTCGGCGCTTGGGCGTGGGAGTGTAGAAGCCGCTGTTTCAGTTGGGGGAACCGTTTTGTTGGAGTTCTGA
- the LOC127872994 gene encoding proton-coupled folate transporter-like — MQQICGMGLIKVFQKFMTDESIAIMGCISFTIGYVIEGLASSDALIYTVPFVSACGLLTVPMCRALLSKLTRSDQQGAVFAVIATMETLVNLCGSLLSIEIYVETLNLYRGLYKKYSNKTNPLVKR; from the exons ATGCAGCAGATTTGTGGGATGGGTCTGATTAAGGTGTTTCAGAAGTTTATGACGGACGAGTCGATTGCAATCATGGGTTGTATATCATTCACGATCGGTTACGTTATCGAAGGTCTGGCATCTTCTGATGCTCTGATATATACAG TTCCTTTCGTGTCGGCTTGTGGCTTACTGACAGTACCAATGTGCCGAGCGCTTCTCTCCAAACTTACAAGATCCGATCAGCAAG GAGCAGTCTTCGCCGTCATTGCTACCATGGAGACGCTGGTGAACCTATGTGGATCCCTTCTCTCCATAGAAATATACGTCGAAACCCTCAATCTGTACAGAGG ACTTTACAAGAAGTATTCCAACAAAACAAACCCCCTTGTCAAACGTTAA